Genomic segment of Streptomyces roseifaciens:
CATCCGGAATCAGGTGAACTGTCCCGGCTCCGGCGGCAGTTCGTCCAGTGTCGGGTACGAGGGCTGGGCACCCGGCCGGGTCACGGCCGCCGCGCCGACGCGCACCGCGAAGCGGACGGCCTCGGGCAGCGGTGCGCCGGCCGCCAGCCGGGCCGCGAGCGCACCGGTGAAGGCGTCGCCGGCGCCCGTGGTGTCCACGGCCTCGGCCTCGACGCCGGGCACCGCCACCGCTTCCCCGGCCCCCGACTCCAGGACCAGCGCACCCTCGGCGCCGAGGGTGACGACGACCGAGCGGGCGCCCTGGTCGCGCAGGGAGCGGGCCCACGCCTGCGGCGAGCCGTCCACGAGCTGCGTCAGGTGCCGGGCCTCGTGCTCGTTGACGACCAGCGGGTCGGCCGCCGCGAGGAGTTCGGGGTCCAGGCGGTCCGGGACGGGCGAGGGGTTGACCACGACCCGCGTGCCGGCCTCGCGCGCGGTCTCGGCGGCCGCCCGTACGGTCGCCGGGGGGATCTCCAGCTGGATCGAGACGACCGCCGACGCGGCGATCACCTCCCGGGCGGCCTCGACCTCCTCGGGGAGGAGGTGCGCGTTCGCACCCGGCGAGACCACGATGCTGTTGTCGCCGTCCGGCCCGACGACGATCATCGCCGTGCCCGTCCGGGCGCCCTCCTCCACCAGCACGTGCCGCAGCTCCGTGCCGGCCTCGCGCTGGCCTTCCAGCAGCAGCTCGCCGAACGCGTCGTCACCGACCTTGGCCAGCAGGGCCGTCCGGGCGCCGAGGCGGGCCGCGGCCGCGGCCTGGTTGGCGCCCTTGCCGCCCGCCGATTCGACCAGATCCGTGCCCAGGACCGTCTCGCCCGCCCCGGGCCGGCGGTCCACCCGCACCGTCAGGTCCGCGTTGGCCGACCCCACGACCAGTACGTCGTACATCCGCTCGATCCGTTCGCTCTGTGTGTCACCCATCGAAATCCGCCGCGTTCTTCCTGTCGACCAGCACCACCGGCACCTTGACCCGTGCCGGCAGCTTCTCACCCTTCGAGGCCTTGACCGCCCAGTCCACGGCCTGCCGCCCCAGCAGCTTCGGCTGCTGGGCGACGGTCGCGGTCAGCG
This window contains:
- the rbsK gene encoding ribokinase — translated: MYDVLVVGSANADLTVRVDRRPGAGETVLGTDLVESAGGKGANQAAAAARLGARTALLAKVGDDAFGELLLEGQREAGTELRHVLVEEGARTGTAMIVVGPDGDNSIVVSPGANAHLLPEEVEAAREVIAASAVVSIQLEIPPATVRAAAETAREAGTRVVVNPSPVPDRLDPELLAAADPLVVNEHEARHLTQLVDGSPQAWARSLRDQGARSVVVTLGAEGALVLESGAGEAVAVPGVEAEAVDTTGAGDAFTGALAARLAAGAPLPEAVRFAVRVGAAAVTRPGAQPSYPTLDELPPEPGQFT